Genomic segment of Ignavibacteriales bacterium:
TACAAGTCTATGGATGAAAGGTAAACCTCTTTTTGCAGGCGTCGGTTATGCAGGTTTAAGTGAAATGGCTCTTTATTATATCGGTGGACTTTTAAAACATGCGCCATCATTACTTGCTTTTACAAACCCGACAACTAATTCATATAAGAGATTAGTTCCGGGTTTTGAAGCTCCAGTAAATTTAGCATACTCGCAAAGGAACAGGAGCGCTTCCATAAGAATTCCAATGTTCTCTAACAATCCAAAAACTAAACGTGTTGAATTCCGCTGTCCAGATCCATCAAGTAATCCTTACCTTGCTTTCTCTGCTATTATGATGGCCGGTCTTGATGGAGTGAAAAATCGAATTGATCCAGGTGATCCATTAGATAAAGATATTTACGATCTGTCACCGGAAGAATTGAAAGATGTTCCTTCAACTCCAGAATCTCTTGGAAAAGCTTTGGAAGCTTTAGCTGATGATCATGAATATTTATTAAAGGGTGATGTGTTTACAGAAGATGTTATTAATACATGGATAAATTATAAGATCACTAAAGAAATAAAGCCAATGGCATTACGTCCTCATCCTTTTGAATTTGAAATGTACTATGATGTATAAAAAATTAGTATAGATAGAAAATATTAAAAACAATCAAAGGCGGATATTTATCCGCCTTTACTGTAAATTACCTATTATTTTATTAACAACATCTTTTTTACTTCCACAAATTTTCTCCCGCTTTCAACTGATTGAGCTATCATCTTCACTAGATAAACGCCGCTTGAACGATTACTGCCGTTAAAATTTAATTCATAGTGTCCTTCATTTTGGATATCATTTACTAAAGTAGATATATGTTCTCCCAATATTGTAAAAATAGAAATTTTAACTTGGCTTTGGCGTGGTAGATCATAACGAATAAGTGTACTTGGATTAAACGGATTAGGATAATTTTGAAGAAGTAAATAATCAGAAGGAATTATACTTACATTATCTATAGAAGTCAGAGTTTTAAGTTTTACTTCCTGAGTATATTCTGATTCCGTACTTGCGCTATATGCTGCAACTCTGTAAGTGTATTCAGTCTCAACATCTAAGCTTTGATCTTTATATGTTGTTACATTAGCGCCGACAATTGCAATTTCTGTCCAGGCACCAGTTGCAGTTTTCTTCCTATCAATTCTAAATCCCGTTTCATTATTAGAATTATCATTCCATTGCAGATTAATAGTTTTAGCAGGATTTTCATTAATAATTAAATTAGATGGATCAGCAACCGGATTCTGTTTTGTTATTTGTACAGTTCCGCTAATTGGATTAGAACCTGCCGGAGTCCAGCGAAATGAAAATGTACCATTAATATTAAGATTGTTGAATGTGCCTGTAGCTGCAATATTACTTGCATTAGGATTTGGAATATTGATTGCTGTACCGGAATAAGCTCCTGTATAAAAACCGGTGCCACTTATATCACCCCAAATTATTGAATTAAAGTTTGCTGTAAATCCGGTTGATGTTAGAGTAATATCTGTTAAAAAACCCGGTCTATTATCTACGCCTAATATAGCGCCTCCAACAGTCCAATTGCCATGAGCTTTTTGCTGAACTTCATCAACAGTGATTACAACACTTATGTTTCCCGTACTACCATAATAATTGTTTACCCATTGTCCGGTCCATGTTCCTTCCATAGATTTAAAGTTACGAATTTGGCCAAAGGCTGTGCTCGAAATAAAAAGTATAAAGAGCAAAGAAAAATTTAGAAGAATTCGTTTCATTTTATTTCCTCCAATTAGATATTATTTTATAAAACAATATTTTTTGAATAACAATTCTTCGCAGAAGAGATAAAGCGCTTGTCTTCGATAACTGTTAAGCAAATTCATCATGGCTTTGCCTGCCAAAGGAAAATATTCACACCGAGCTTGAAGGTATTGTCCTCGCGGCTGAAGGCGTAGTTATACCCTGGTGATGCCGTGGGATTGTTGAGGTTCGCGACCAGCCACCAAGTGTGTTGATATTGTATTGTCAGCGATACCGGCTTTCCGAAACTCTGCAAGAAGCTCGGCTGGAATTCACCACCGATACCGAGAGTGAAACCCAGCACTGTCGTGTTGCTCGATGTAACGGGTCCGCCGAAGTTGATGTTGAGATCGTGGTTAAGCAAGCTCACGCCACCGATCCCGTAAATGAAAATATCCGAAGTTGTTACGACGCCTCCCTTCACTCCTGCAGCGGCAATCCAATGCGTTGTGGTACCGAGGAAAGTTCCGCCGCCGAACGTGTGGTTGATGGTCTGGTTGATTAAATCGAATGAGATGAACGGACCACCCACAATATTATTGTTCCACAGCGCCAAGTTGTAGCCCGCAACTATGTCTGCTCCTAACGGATCGCCCGAATCTGTGAACTGGTTGGTAACCGCTCCGGTAGCAGCCGAAGTTTCCGTTGATCGGACACGACCCGAATTCTTCATGAGCTCACCGCCACAAGATACATGCCTGACCAACCGGGAGTTAAAGAGGAAACCTTAGGCGACTCGGGTGTAGTGCTGGTTGTGGACAGTGGACATGGGACGCGGACAAAATTCTGGCCGGTCTTAGGGTTGAAAGCGTGCTTACCGTCGAGATCGACATCACTCCCGTGTGGTGTTGTAGGAATAGACTGACCAGTCTTTGAGTCTCTCCAATTTCCATTGTCATCTAAGAAATAATTCTTACCACTTTTGGAGTTAAAGGCGTGTTTACCGTCGAGATCGACATCACTGCCGCGTGGCTTTGTGGGGACTTGTTTTCCTGTCTTCGCATCTATCCATATCCAGCAATCGCTCTTAGTTTCTTTGCCGGCACTTTGCCCGAAAATACTTCCATGATAAAGCAGTACTAACATAATCGTAAAAAATAATTTTACGAAAAAACTTTTACAGAATTCTATTTCTTTCATTTTATATCCTCTGCTTAGATATTTATTGTTTATACAAATTATTTGAAATCATTTTCCGTTGTGAACCGGACAACGAATTTACAAGTCGAATACTAATTTCAAAAAAAATATTTTTTCATTTGATGGAAGTGAAGTACAAGACATGATATACTTTTATAATAAGATAAATTATAAGATTAACATTATCAATCTAATTTTTGTAAATCCGAGATAACCAGCAGGCGTTTATCTTAATTTGATTTGTAAGTAGGAATGATTGTTAAAAAGTTTTATTAATGTTGTAAAATTATCTCTTGCGTTCTAAATGCTCGCGGGAATTGGCTTTTCAATCCTTCTTTGGACGCAACTGCCGTTCCTAGAAAATAGTTTTTGTATTTAACAACTTTTTGCCCACCAACTTCTAAATGTTTTTTTATTGTTCCGCCGCTGAAGTAAATATTAAGTTCGGAGACATTCTCAAGTTCAATAATATTTTTAGTAATTGCTACACCAAAAACCTGAGCTGCAAGCGGATTTAGTTGAAGGATGCCGCGTTTATCAATAGTACCAAGTCGTGTTCCAATTCTATTAAAGGATTCGAGATGATCGCTGTTCCAATCGTTACTAACAAAATGAATATAATTGTTCTTGATTAAATATTTGAAGTCATCAAATTTATTTCGATCTATTCCATAATAATCAGAAAGAATTTTTAGATAACTATTTACTTTCCCGCTGGATGATTTGATCAGATCATATTTTTTTTCTTGTCTCACGGTTCGCTCTAACGGTTCGGTCTTATCAATCTTTTTCAGTTTGGCAACAAAAAAACCTTCGCTTTCAATTTCCCAAGGAAAGATCCGTCGGGTTTTCTTTAACTCACTGCTAAGAGTTTCATCTCCAAATTTTGTATATCCTTCATTGCTTTTAACTGGCAAATCTATTTCTTCCAGTTCAACAGGATATTTATTCAACACTTTATTGATTACCATTTCATTTTCTTCAAACGTAAGCGTACATGTCGAGTAAACAATTTCGCCGCCTATCGCGCACATTTTTATAGCAGCAATAAGAAGCCGTAATTGTAAGTCTGACATTCCTTCAGCTTTGCGCTGATTCCACCAATTACTAACTTCACCTTTTTTCTGAACGATTCCCAAAGCGCTGCACGGTGCATCAACTAAAATTTTATCAAACCGGTTTTCAAATTGCTTACTCAGCAATTCTCCTTTGCCGTGAAGAATACCAACATTCACCAGACTCATTTTATCTACATTAAAAACCAAGCTTTTCAACCGGTCAACGGAAATTTCATTTGCTATCAATGTTCCGTGGTTATTCATTAACTCTGCGAGCTGTGTTGTTTTAGAACCCGGTGCAGCACATAAATCTAAAACTGCATCGCTGCTGCTTGGATTAAGAACAAGTGCCGGGATCATTGACGACAAACTTTGTA
This window contains:
- a CDS encoding fibronectin type III domain-containing protein → MKRILLNFSLLFILFISSTAFGQIRNFKSMEGTWTGQWVNNYYGSTGNISVVITVDEVQQKAHGNWTVGGAILGVDNRPGFLTDITLTSTGFTANFNSIIWGDISGTGFYTGAYSGTAINIPNPNASNIAATGTFNNLNINGTFSFRWTPAGSNPISGTVQITKQNPVADPSNLIINENPAKTINLQWNDNSNNETGFRIDRKKTATGAWTEIAIVGANVTTYKDQSLDVETEYTYRVAAYSASTESEYTQEVKLKTLTSIDNVSIIPSDYLLLQNYPNPFNPSTLIRYDLPRQSQVKISIFTILGEHISTLVNDIQNEGHYELNFNGSNRSSGVYLVKMIAQSVESGRKFVEVKKMLLIK
- a CDS encoding RsmB/NOP family class I SAM-dependent RNA methyltransferase, which codes for MIELSSNITDYIRTHLGEEFLINYKQYHNSQYKPYLRTSLLNDNYDLEERLRSYGINLQTIPNIKNAFRIISGEEVVSKTLEFILGKYYIQSLSSMIPALVLNPSSSDAVLDLCAAPGSKTTQLAELMNNHGTLIANEISVDRLKSLVFNVDKMSLVNVGILHGKGELLSKQFENRFDKILVDAPCSALGIVQKKGEVSNWWNQRKAEGMSDLQLRLLIAAIKMCAIGGEIVYSTCTLTFEENEMVINKVLNKYPVELEEIDLPVKSNEGYTKFGDETLSSELKKTRRIFPWEIESEGFFVAKLKKIDKTEPLERTVRQEKKYDLIKSSSGKVNSYLKILSDYYGIDRNKFDDFKYLIKNNYIHFVSNDWNSDHLESFNRIGTRLGTIDKRGILQLNPLAAQVFGVAITKNIIELENVSELNIYFSGGTIKKHLEVGGQKVVKYKNYFLGTAVASKEGLKSQFPRAFRTQEIILQH